A stretch of Amycolatopsis balhimycina FH 1894 DNA encodes these proteins:
- the hisH gene encoding imidazole glycerol phosphate synthase subunit HisH, with protein sequence MVILDYGSGNLRSAERAVARAGAEVEVTADPHAAIEAGGLVVPGVGAYSACMAGLLEVKGHRIIGKRLAGGRPVLGICVGMQILFSRGVEHGEETDGTGEWPGVVDRLHADVLPHMGWNTVRAPEGSQLFAGLDPDERFYFVHSYAARKWELDGLAGQEPKVTWANHGEDFVAAVENGPLWATQFHPEKSGDAGAHLLRNWLATL encoded by the coding sequence GTGGTGATCCTCGACTACGGTTCCGGCAACCTCCGCTCCGCCGAACGCGCCGTGGCGCGCGCCGGGGCCGAAGTCGAGGTCACCGCCGACCCGCATGCCGCGATCGAAGCCGGCGGCCTGGTCGTGCCCGGCGTCGGCGCGTACTCCGCGTGCATGGCGGGGCTGCTGGAGGTGAAGGGCCACCGGATCATCGGCAAGCGCCTCGCCGGCGGCCGTCCGGTGCTCGGCATCTGCGTCGGCATGCAGATCCTCTTCTCCCGCGGCGTCGAGCACGGCGAGGAGACCGACGGCACGGGGGAGTGGCCCGGCGTCGTCGACCGGCTGCACGCCGACGTCCTGCCGCACATGGGCTGGAACACCGTCCGCGCGCCGGAGGGCTCGCAGCTGTTCGCCGGCCTCGACCCGGACGAGCGGTTCTACTTCGTGCACTCCTACGCCGCGCGCAAGTGGGAGCTCGACGGCCTGGCCGGCCAGGAGCCGAAGGTCACCTGGGCGAACCACGGCGAGGACTTCGTCGCCGCGGTGGAGAACGGGCCGCTGTGGGCCACCCAGTTCCACCCGGAGAAGTCCGGCGACGCCGGGGCCCACCTGCTGCGCAATTGGCTGGCGACCCTCTGA
- the priA gene encoding bifunctional 1-(5-phosphoribosyl)-5-((5-phosphoribosylamino)methylideneamino)imidazole-4-carboxamide isomerase/phosphoribosylanthranilate isomerase PriA: MTFTLLPAVDVADGQAVRLVQGEAGTETSYGSPLEAAFQWQRDGAEWIHLVDLDAAFGKGSNRELLAEVVGKLDVQVELSGGIRDDASLRAALATGARRVNLGTAALEDPEWTARVIGEYGDRVAIGLDVRITEAGHRLSARGWTSDGGDLWEVLERLDRDGASRYVVTDVSKDGTLRGPNLDLLRDVVARTDAPVIASGGVSSVDDLVALAGLAADGVEGSIVGKALYAGAFTLPEALAAVAKV; encoded by the coding sequence GTGACTTTCACGCTGCTTCCCGCCGTTGATGTGGCCGATGGCCAGGCCGTGCGACTCGTCCAGGGCGAGGCCGGCACCGAGACCTCCTATGGCAGCCCGCTGGAGGCCGCGTTCCAGTGGCAGCGCGACGGCGCCGAGTGGATCCACCTGGTGGACCTCGACGCCGCCTTCGGCAAGGGCAGCAACCGGGAGCTGCTCGCCGAGGTCGTCGGCAAGCTCGACGTCCAGGTCGAGCTGTCGGGCGGCATCCGCGACGACGCGTCGCTGCGGGCCGCGCTGGCCACCGGCGCCCGCCGGGTCAACCTCGGCACCGCCGCGCTCGAGGACCCGGAGTGGACCGCGCGGGTGATCGGCGAGTACGGCGACCGCGTCGCGATCGGCCTCGACGTGCGGATCACCGAGGCCGGCCACCGGCTTTCGGCCCGCGGCTGGACCTCCGACGGCGGCGACCTGTGGGAGGTCCTCGAGCGGCTGGACCGCGACGGCGCGTCCCGCTACGTCGTCACTGACGTCAGCAAGGACGGCACACTGCGCGGCCCGAACCTCGACCTGCTGCGGGACGTCGTCGCCCGCACCGACGCGCCGGTGATCGCCTCCGGCGGGGTGTCCAGTGTGGACGACCTCGTCGCACTGGCCGGCCTGGCCGCCGACGGCGTCGAGGGGTCCATCGTCGGCAAGGCGCTCTACGCCGGCGCGTTCACCCTGCCCGAGGCTCTCGCCGCGGTCGCGAAGGTCTAG
- a CDS encoding SgcJ/EcaC family oxidoreductase: MMTTDRTTVTAVLGSLADAWDRGDADAYGAHFTDDATYVTFVGTRYSGREDIAGSHGVLFEKFLKGTKLAHEVLDVRFLGADVAIVSTCGDTYKGARPGKLAKVQTYTLVRDDERWLVAAFHNTQRKPLLERISFAFAPETKPKQ; encoded by the coding sequence ATGATGACCACCGACCGGACGACCGTCACCGCCGTTCTCGGCTCGCTCGCGGACGCCTGGGACCGCGGGGACGCCGACGCCTACGGCGCGCACTTCACCGACGACGCCACGTACGTGACCTTCGTCGGCACGCGGTACTCCGGCCGCGAAGACATCGCCGGCAGTCACGGCGTCCTGTTCGAGAAGTTCCTCAAAGGCACCAAGCTCGCGCACGAGGTCCTGGACGTGCGGTTCCTCGGCGCGGACGTCGCGATCGTGAGCACCTGCGGCGACACCTACAAGGGCGCCCGGCCGGGCAAGCTCGCCAAGGTCCAGACGTACACGCTGGTCCGCGACGACGAACGCTGGCTCGTCGCCGCGTTCCACAACACCCAGCGCAAGCCGCTGCTGGAGCGGATCTCGTTCGCGTTCGCCCCGGAAACGAAGCCGAAGCAGTGA
- a CDS encoding MarR family winged helix-turn-helix transcriptional regulator: MASERHVVFRRYLDAVGLHGLAGAEAAGLHATEWYALSLLDLEGPLTSGELSTRTGLTTGATTRLIDRLERAGYVRRAADPADRRKVLVEPVPDALAGVERIVGPARGRIAEVIGGYSPEQQEVLFDYFARAAPAYREASEEIRKATRGR; this comes from the coding sequence GTGGCAAGTGAACGGCACGTGGTTTTCCGGCGATACCTGGACGCGGTGGGCCTCCACGGCCTGGCCGGCGCCGAAGCGGCCGGGCTGCACGCGACCGAGTGGTACGCGCTCAGCCTGCTCGACCTCGAAGGGCCGTTGACGTCGGGCGAGCTGTCCACGCGCACCGGGCTCACCACCGGCGCGACGACCAGGCTGATCGACCGGCTCGAGCGCGCCGGCTACGTCCGCCGCGCCGCCGACCCGGCCGACCGGCGCAAGGTGCTGGTCGAACCGGTGCCGGACGCGCTCGCCGGGGTCGAGCGGATCGTCGGCCCGGCCCGCGGCCGCATCGCCGAGGTCATCGGCGGGTATTCGCCGGAGCAGCAGGAGGTGCTGTTCGACTACTTCGCCCGCGCCGCACCGGCTTACCGGGAAGCTTCGGAGGAAATCCGCAAGGCGACGCGGGGCCGTTAG
- a CDS encoding DUF1330 domain-containing protein, which produces MTAYGLAHLRPPAVLPDEVFRYLERIQATLDPYGGKFLVHGAPVRVMEGEWPGGLVLIEFPDLAAAHEWYGSPAYREILRMRADHIPGDLVIVEGCGPDHDSAALAAVLRAAA; this is translated from the coding sequence ATGACCGCCTACGGACTCGCCCACCTGCGCCCGCCCGCCGTGCTGCCGGACGAGGTGTTCCGGTACCTGGAGCGCATCCAGGCGACGCTCGATCCGTACGGCGGCAAGTTCCTCGTGCACGGCGCACCGGTGCGGGTGATGGAGGGCGAATGGCCCGGCGGGCTCGTGCTCATCGAGTTCCCGGACCTCGCCGCGGCGCACGAGTGGTACGGCTCGCCCGCGTACCGGGAGATCCTGCGGATGCGAGCCGATCACATCCCCGGTGACCTGGTCATCGTGGAAGGCTGCGGACCGGACCACGACTCGGCCGCCTTGGCGGCCGTCCTGCGCGCCGCCGCTTGA
- a CDS encoding GNAT family N-acetyltransferase, which produces MEEIVTELEMTAADQLNPAPVVDGLALRAAEPGPGIEDLHVRIGTPYRWPSASRTGGEWERWFAEPARRYRLVEYRGEVAGAADFEPQPGGDVEITTFGLLPEFVGKGLGGYALTLVVADAWTLPGARRVWLHTSSLDHPNALPNYLRRGFRSFSRRV; this is translated from the coding sequence GTGGAGGAGATCGTCACCGAGCTCGAAATGACCGCCGCCGATCAGCTCAACCCCGCGCCCGTCGTCGACGGCCTCGCGCTGCGGGCCGCGGAACCGGGGCCGGGGATCGAAGATCTGCACGTCCGGATCGGGACGCCGTACCGGTGGCCGAGCGCGTCCCGGACCGGCGGCGAGTGGGAACGCTGGTTCGCCGAACCGGCGCGGCGGTACCGGCTCGTCGAGTACCGCGGCGAGGTCGCCGGCGCCGCCGACTTCGAGCCGCAGCCCGGTGGCGACGTCGAGATCACCACCTTCGGCCTGCTGCCGGAGTTCGTCGGCAAAGGACTCGGCGGCTACGCGCTCACCCTCGTCGTCGCCGACGCGTGGACGTTGCCCGGCGCGCGGCGCGTCTGGCTGCACACCTCGTCGCTCGACCACCCGAACGCGCTGCCGAACTACCTGAGACGCGGCTTCCGCAGCTTCAGCCGTCGAGTTTGA
- a CDS encoding PPOX class F420-dependent oxidoreductase: protein MASETDRLAAERYVVLTTFRRDGRAVPTPIWVAGDGGELVLWSERKAGKVKRIRNSGRVEVQASDFRGQKTHGAVVTGQARLLDAEGTERVRKVIARKYGLVGRVTMFFSKLRGPADRTVAIAVKLDG, encoded by the coding sequence ATGGCATCCGAAACGGACCGGCTCGCCGCCGAGCGCTACGTCGTCCTGACCACGTTCCGCCGCGACGGGCGTGCCGTGCCGACCCCCATCTGGGTGGCCGGCGACGGCGGCGAGCTCGTGCTGTGGTCGGAGCGCAAGGCCGGGAAGGTCAAGCGCATCCGCAACAGCGGCCGGGTGGAAGTCCAGGCCAGCGACTTCCGCGGGCAGAAGACGCACGGCGCCGTCGTCACCGGGCAGGCCCGGCTGCTCGACGCCGAAGGGACCGAACGGGTCCGGAAGGTGATCGCCCGCAAGTACGGCCTCGTCGGGCGCGTCACGATGTTCTTCTCGAAGCTGCGCGGCCCCGCGGACCGGACGGTCGCGATCGCGGTCAAACTCGACGGCTGA
- a CDS encoding ABC transporter permease: MNPALTLATTRRILTQLRHDPRTVVMLVLVPTLLMVLLRYVFNSTLVFSHVAPALLGVFPFLIMFLIASITTLRERTTATLERLMTLPIGRLDLLFGYALAFGAIAVVQVAVAAGVSLWWLGLDLAGSVAMLLLIALLDALLGMALGLFVSAFARTEFQAVQFMPVFVLPQILLCGLFVPRADMGWLLRWLSDVMPLSYAVEALNRVTASATIDAVILRDLVVVACCALLALMLGAATLRRRTP; this comes from the coding sequence GTGAACCCCGCGCTGACCCTCGCCACCACCCGGCGCATCCTGACGCAGCTGCGGCACGACCCGCGCACCGTCGTGATGCTGGTGCTGGTGCCGACGCTGCTGATGGTCCTGCTGCGCTACGTGTTCAACTCGACGCTGGTGTTCAGCCACGTCGCGCCCGCGCTGCTCGGCGTGTTCCCCTTCCTGATCATGTTCCTCATCGCCTCGATCACGACGTTGCGCGAGCGGACGACGGCGACCCTCGAACGCCTGATGACGCTGCCGATCGGACGGCTCGACCTGCTCTTCGGCTACGCGCTGGCGTTCGGCGCGATCGCCGTCGTCCAGGTCGCGGTCGCGGCGGGCGTCTCGCTGTGGTGGCTCGGCCTCGACCTGGCGGGCTCGGTGGCGATGCTGCTGCTGATCGCCCTGCTCGACGCGCTGCTGGGGATGGCGCTCGGGCTGTTCGTCAGCGCGTTCGCGCGCACCGAGTTCCAGGCCGTGCAGTTCATGCCGGTGTTCGTGCTGCCGCAGATCCTGCTGTGCGGGCTGTTCGTGCCGCGCGCGGACATGGGCTGGCTGCTGCGGTGGCTGTCGGACGTGATGCCGCTGTCCTACGCGGTCGAGGCGCTGAACCGGGTGACGGCGTCGGCCACGATCGACGCGGTGATCCTGCGCGACCTGGTGGTCGTCGCCTGCTGCGCGCTGCTGGCGCTGATGCTCGGCGCGGCGACGCTGCGGCGGCGGACGCCGTGA
- a CDS encoding ABC transporter ATP-binding protein, whose protein sequence is MTNSALRVAGLRVRRGGRPVVRDVSFEVPRGTVAGLLGPSGCGKTTLMRAVVGVQIVEGGTVTVLGLPAGSPPLRRRIGYATQNPAIYADLTVREALRYFAAVLRAPASDVDRVIAEVGLADHAGKLVGSLSGGQHSRANLAVALLGTPELLVLDEPTVGLDPVLRDELWALFRRLAEGGATLLVSSHVMDEAARCDRLLLMREGVLLADDAPLALRERTGTPDLEQAFLHLVKAAS, encoded by the coding sequence ATGACTAATTCAGCCCTGCGGGTCGCCGGCCTGCGGGTCCGGCGCGGCGGCCGGCCGGTGGTGCGGGACGTGAGCTTCGAGGTGCCGCGCGGCACCGTCGCCGGGCTGCTCGGCCCGAGCGGCTGCGGCAAGACCACGCTGATGCGGGCGGTCGTCGGCGTGCAGATCGTCGAAGGCGGCACCGTCACCGTGCTCGGCCTGCCCGCCGGCAGCCCGCCGCTGCGACGCCGGATCGGGTACGCGACGCAGAATCCCGCGATCTACGCCGACCTGACCGTCCGGGAGGCCCTGCGGTACTTCGCCGCGGTGCTGCGCGCGCCGGCGTCCGATGTGGACAGAGTCATCGCCGAGGTGGGGCTGGCCGACCACGCCGGGAAGCTCGTCGGCTCGCTCTCCGGCGGGCAGCACAGCCGCGCGAACCTCGCCGTCGCCCTGCTCGGCACGCCGGAACTGCTGGTGCTCGACGAGCCGACCGTCGGGCTCGACCCGGTACTGCGCGACGAGCTGTGGGCACTGTTCCGCCGGCTCGCCGAGGGCGGCGCCACGCTGCTGGTGTCCAGCCACGTCATGGACGAAGCGGCGCGCTGCGACCGTCTCCTGCTCATGCGCGAAGGCGTCCTCCTCGCCGACGACGCGCCCCTCGCGCTGAGGGAGCGCACCGGGACCCCCGACCTCGAGCAGGCGTTCCTCCACCTCGTGAAGGCGGCATCATGA
- a CDS encoding RNA polymerase sigma factor: MGFEDFVAERLDGLLRYATVLTNDPHLAQDIVQDVLLRAQQRWDAIAAPPTYVRRMVTNEYLSWRRRAVRRMVPSSHDVLDALSPPSADPATAYDERDAMLGLLATLPRKQRAAIVLRYYESYSDAEIAAVLRCGVSTVRSQISRALATLRQAPHPTVLTTGAPE; this comes from the coding sequence GTGGGTTTCGAAGATTTCGTGGCGGAGCGGCTGGACGGGCTGCTCCGCTACGCCACCGTCCTGACGAACGATCCGCACCTCGCGCAGGACATCGTCCAGGACGTGCTCCTGCGCGCCCAGCAGCGCTGGGACGCCATCGCCGCCCCGCCGACCTACGTGCGGCGGATGGTCACCAACGAGTACCTGTCGTGGCGGCGGCGGGCCGTGCGGCGCATGGTGCCGAGCAGCCACGACGTCCTGGACGCGCTGAGCCCGCCGTCGGCCGACCCGGCCACCGCCTACGACGAGCGCGACGCGATGCTCGGCCTCCTGGCCACGCTGCCCCGCAAGCAGCGCGCGGCGATCGTGCTGCGCTACTACGAGAGCTACTCCGACGCCGAGATCGCCGCGGTCCTGCGCTGCGGCGTGTCCACCGTGCGCAGCCAGATCTCCCGCGCCCTGGCCACCCTGCGCCAGGCCCCGCACCCCACGGTCCTGACCACCGGAGCCCCCGAATGA
- a CDS encoding phytase, protein MAVAAVSVLAAVPASAAPCDPSPVAQTQAFVDDAGASPANADADDPAIWVHPRDPGRSVVIGTLKEGGLAAFDLDGHTLQLVPAGPKGRFNNVDVVGDLAVVSDRGRDRIRVYRIDPDGAHVLTDVTDPAAAPVFSAPGSSESEVDSQRTAYGLAAGRDPRTGVRWVAVTRRHETRVALLRLVDRPGGTVGTAPVATVDLPASFRLPDGKTWAPCEKPGEGPQLEGSVLDGRVLYTAQEDVGIWRIPLTPGGFGRPELIDRVRSYGVPQRWDPATGECVPDGADPGFGGRWLTADAEGLALADGTLFASSQGDSRFVVYGHRTRDLRIVAGRGTDSVEHSDGSAITTASLGRRFPHGLLVVHDGERRPAAGDLPTTGFAFVRLEDVIPR, encoded by the coding sequence GTGGCCGTGGCCGCCGTCTCCGTGCTGGCCGCCGTCCCCGCTTCCGCCGCGCCCTGCGATCCGTCGCCGGTGGCCCAGACGCAGGCGTTCGTCGACGACGCCGGTGCGTCCCCGGCGAACGCCGACGCCGACGACCCGGCCATCTGGGTCCACCCGCGCGACCCCGGGCGCAGCGTCGTCATCGGCACGCTCAAGGAGGGCGGGCTCGCCGCGTTCGACCTGGACGGGCACACCCTGCAGCTGGTCCCCGCCGGGCCGAAGGGGCGGTTCAACAACGTCGACGTCGTCGGTGACCTGGCCGTCGTCAGTGACCGCGGCCGCGACCGGATCCGGGTCTACCGGATCGACCCCGACGGCGCCCACGTCCTGACCGACGTCACCGACCCGGCCGCGGCGCCGGTGTTCTCGGCTCCGGGGTCTTCGGAGTCCGAAGTGGACAGTCAGCGGACGGCGTACGGCCTCGCGGCGGGCCGCGACCCGCGCACCGGCGTCCGGTGGGTGGCGGTGACCCGGCGGCACGAGACGCGGGTGGCGCTGCTGCGGCTGGTGGACCGGCCCGGCGGCACGGTCGGCACGGCACCGGTCGCCACCGTGGACTTGCCCGCGTCCTTCCGGCTGCCGGACGGCAAGACCTGGGCACCGTGCGAGAAACCCGGCGAAGGACCGCAGCTGGAAGGCTCGGTGCTCGACGGCCGGGTGCTCTACACCGCCCAGGAGGACGTCGGGATCTGGCGGATCCCGCTCACGCCGGGCGGCTTCGGGCGGCCCGAGCTGATCGACCGCGTGCGGTCCTACGGCGTCCCGCAGCGCTGGGATCCCGCCACCGGGGAGTGCGTGCCGGACGGCGCCGACCCGGGTTTCGGCGGCCGGTGGCTCACCGCGGACGCCGAGGGCCTGGCGCTGGCGGACGGCACGCTGTTCGCGTCCAGCCAGGGCGACTCGCGCTTCGTCGTGTACGGCCACCGCACGCGTGACCTGCGGATCGTCGCGGGCCGCGGCACGGACTCGGTCGAGCACTCCGACGGCTCGGCGATCACCACGGCGTCGCTGGGCCGCCGCTTCCCGCACGGCCTCCTGGTCGTCCACGACGGCGAGCGCCGCCCGGCCGCCGGCGACCTCCCGACCACGGGTTTCGCGTTCGTCCGGCTCGAGGACGTCATCCCGCGCTGA
- a CDS encoding TetR family transcriptional regulator translates to MARAGRRPGQTETREKILDAARHRFAELGYDGATVRGIAADAGVNAALLHHFFGGKQELFAAAMNLPVNPASLVASILAGPRESLGERLVRAFLAVWAAPEGRTPFIAMLRAAATNEQVALMMRQFIERTVLAEVARALDVPRVRVTGIAAQMIGVALLRYVIKLPPLVQASDDEIVEMLAPVAQYYLAPPPA, encoded by the coding sequence ATGGCACGGGCGGGACGGCGGCCTGGGCAGACCGAGACGCGCGAGAAGATCCTCGACGCGGCGCGGCACCGGTTCGCCGAGCTGGGGTACGACGGCGCGACGGTCCGCGGGATCGCCGCCGACGCGGGCGTGAACGCGGCCCTGCTGCACCACTTCTTCGGCGGCAAGCAGGAGCTGTTCGCGGCGGCGATGAACCTGCCGGTGAACCCGGCGTCCCTGGTGGCGTCGATCCTGGCGGGCCCGAGAGAATCGCTGGGCGAACGCCTGGTGCGGGCGTTCCTGGCGGTCTGGGCGGCACCGGAGGGACGCACGCCCTTCATCGCGATGCTGCGCGCCGCGGCGACGAACGAGCAGGTCGCGCTGATGATGCGCCAGTTCATCGAGCGCACGGTGCTAGCCGAGGTCGCCCGGGCGCTGGACGTCCCGCGGGTCCGGGTCACCGGGATCGCGGCGCAGATGATCGGGGTGGCGCTGCTGCGGTACGTGATCAAGCTGCCTCCGCTGGTCCAGGCCTCCGACGACGAGATCGTGGAGATGCTCGCCCCGGTGGCGCAGTACTACCTCGCGCCGCCGCCTGCCTGA
- the hisF gene encoding imidazole glycerol phosphate synthase subunit HisF, with protein MSVAVRVIPCLDVDAGRVVKGVNFAGLRDAGDPVELARRYDAEGADELTFLDVTASSGDRETTYDVVRRTAEQVFIPLTVGGGVRSNDDVNRLLRTGADKVSINTAAIARPGFLSEASRRFGAQCIVLSVDARRVPEGGEPTASGFEVTTHGGRRGTGIDAVEWAARGEELGVGEILLNSMDADGTKNGFDLELIGLVRKAVRVPVIASGGAGAVEHFLPAVRTGADAVLAASVFHFGQLKIGDVKTALRDGGVEVR; from the coding sequence ATGTCTGTCGCGGTGCGGGTGATCCCCTGTCTCGACGTCGACGCGGGCCGGGTCGTGAAGGGTGTCAACTTCGCCGGCCTCCGCGACGCCGGCGACCCGGTCGAGCTGGCCCGGCGTTACGACGCCGAGGGGGCCGACGAGCTGACGTTCCTCGACGTCACGGCGTCCTCAGGCGACCGCGAAACCACCTACGACGTGGTCCGCCGCACCGCCGAGCAGGTCTTCATCCCGCTCACCGTCGGCGGCGGCGTCCGCAGCAACGACGACGTCAACCGGCTCCTGCGCACCGGGGCGGACAAGGTGAGCATCAACACCGCCGCCATCGCGCGGCCCGGATTCCTCAGCGAAGCATCGAGAAGGTTCGGTGCCCAGTGCATCGTGCTGTCGGTCGACGCGCGCCGCGTGCCCGAGGGCGGCGAGCCGACGGCGTCCGGGTTCGAGGTCACCACCCACGGCGGCCGCCGCGGCACCGGCATCGACGCCGTCGAGTGGGCCGCGCGCGGCGAGGAGCTGGGCGTCGGCGAGATCCTGCTGAACTCCATGGACGCCGACGGCACGAAGAACGGCTTCGACCTGGAGCTCATCGGGTTGGTGCGCAAGGCCGTGCGGGTCCCGGTGATCGCCAGCGGCGGAGCGGGCGCGGTCGAGCACTTCCTGCCCGCGGTCCGGACCGGCGCGGACGCGGTGCTCGCGGCCAGCGTGTTCCACTTCGGACAGCTGAAGATCGGCGACGTCAAGACCGCGCTGCGCGACGGCGGGGTCGAGGTCCGATGA
- the hisI gene encoding phosphoribosyl-AMP cyclohydrolase, translating into MSLDPAVSARLKRNADGLIAAVVVEHATSDVLMMAWMNDDALSATLATRRGTYWSRSRQKLWVKGETSGHYQHVREVRIDCDGDTVLLRVDQTGPACHTGTHTCFDTEERLLLADEKEHA; encoded by the coding sequence ATGAGCCTCGACCCGGCCGTCTCGGCGCGCCTCAAGCGCAACGCCGACGGCCTGATCGCCGCGGTCGTCGTCGAGCACGCCACTTCGGACGTGCTGATGATGGCCTGGATGAACGACGACGCGCTCTCCGCCACCCTGGCCACCCGCCGCGGCACGTACTGGTCCCGCAGCCGGCAGAAGCTGTGGGTCAAGGGTGAGACGTCCGGGCACTACCAGCACGTTCGCGAGGTGCGGATCGATTGCGACGGGGATACAGTCCTGCTGCGCGTCGATCAGACCGGCCCGGCTTGTCACACCGGCACGCACACCTGTTTCGACACCGAGGAGCGCCTGCTCCTGGCCGATGAGAAAGAGCACGCGTGA
- a CDS encoding DUF1304 domain-containing protein, with amino-acid sequence MTIVADILVGLVALIHLYIVVLEMFLWTTPRARAGFGTTKEFAEETKTLAANQGLYNGFLALALVWGLIASDPTGFQLKLYGIVCVIVAGLYGAATASKRILFVQVVPGALALIALLLAR; translated from the coding sequence GTGACCATCGTCGCCGACATCCTGGTCGGGCTCGTCGCCCTGATCCACCTCTACATCGTCGTCCTGGAGATGTTCCTGTGGACGACCCCGCGCGCCCGTGCCGGCTTCGGCACGACGAAGGAGTTCGCGGAGGAGACCAAGACGCTCGCCGCGAACCAGGGGCTGTACAACGGCTTCCTCGCGCTCGCGCTGGTGTGGGGCCTCATCGCGAGTGACCCGACCGGGTTCCAGCTGAAGCTGTACGGGATCGTGTGCGTGATCGTCGCGGGCCTGTACGGCGCCGCGACGGCCAGCAAGCGGATCCTGTTCGTCCAGGTGGTTCCCGGCGCGCTGGCGCTGATCGCGCTGCTGCTCGCGCGCTGA
- a CDS encoding DUF3592 domain-containing protein has product MNLGAGDLREYWELQRFRRRRTGWLVVSGFFWFVCAFFVTGTTWSLLSPDYVVADGELLLDFAYIGVPLAIAALTTRRVRAAGAAIGRLKAKTPLWLPSTPDVPGDTAVLRTAGRRAWAICAICAVLAPLGVMSFHAENTAADELLAHGTRVPGVVVSVRQHAKGGVSMVVRFAAGGTDRTAGIDRGSDRDYRPGDLVTVVYDPADPDRVRTTEEANHDQFGYFLGLVLLLASAVGTARFAVVARGWQRRYRAVAETGWHPGTVDGFWALRQLTARFEDGSRLGLRGVLSWRTYSLRNEFDDVPVLVGGTGLDMVVLVSRDGRSHAVPVQPRGPRTVRR; this is encoded by the coding sequence ATGAACCTGGGGGCAGGCGACCTGCGCGAGTACTGGGAGCTGCAGCGGTTCCGGCGCCGCCGGACGGGGTGGCTCGTCGTCAGCGGCTTCTTCTGGTTCGTTTGCGCGTTCTTCGTCACGGGCACCACGTGGTCGCTGCTCTCGCCGGACTACGTGGTGGCCGACGGCGAGCTGCTGCTCGACTTCGCCTACATCGGTGTGCCACTGGCGATCGCGGCCTTGACCACGCGGCGCGTCCGTGCCGCGGGTGCCGCGATCGGCAGGCTGAAGGCGAAGACACCGCTGTGGCTGCCGTCCACACCGGACGTTCCGGGTGACACGGCGGTCCTGCGGACGGCCGGCCGCCGCGCGTGGGCGATCTGCGCGATCTGCGCGGTGCTGGCGCCGCTCGGGGTGATGTCGTTCCACGCGGAGAACACCGCGGCGGACGAGCTCCTGGCGCACGGAACGCGGGTGCCCGGAGTCGTGGTGAGCGTCCGGCAGCACGCCAAGGGCGGCGTGTCGATGGTGGTGCGCTTCGCCGCCGGCGGCACCGATCGCACGGCCGGGATCGACCGCGGCTCCGACCGGGACTACCGGCCGGGCGACCTCGTCACCGTCGTCTACGACCCGGCCGACCCCGACCGGGTCCGGACCACCGAGGAAGCCAACCACGACCAGTTCGGTTACTTCCTCGGTCTCGTCCTGCTGCTGGCGTCGGCCGTGGGGACTGCCCGCTTCGCCGTCGTGGCCCGTGGCTGGCAGCGGCGGTACCGCGCGGTGGCGGAGACGGGCTGGCACCCGGGAACGGTGGACGGCTTCTGGGCGCTGCGGCAGCTGACCGCGCGCTTCGAAGACGGCAGCCGGCTCGGACTCCGTGGCGTGCTGTCGTGGCGGACGTACTCGCTGCGGAACGAGTTCGACGACGTGCCGGTCCTGGTCGGTGGCACGGGCCTGGACATGGTGGTCCTTGTGAGCCGGGACGGGCGCTCGCACGCGGTGCCGGTCCAGCCCCGCGGACCCCGGACGGTCCGGCGATAG